One Pullulanibacillus sp. KACC 23026 DNA segment encodes these proteins:
- a CDS encoding L,D-transpeptidase family protein, whose product MKKGVFVVSGSFVLLVIIVLAGLSYFQMTHFNSNVLINGTNVGGMTASKALDTLESAVSKNTVYIGDQKVYDGKDTNMGFTSDDMSGVKALLKEQRTFFPSSKPIRYSLKPKKINSEQIKTMEADLKKKLLAMNKGLQAPKDASAQLEQGKIVVTKSVPGNQYDVNGMLKAYEKQAYNSVVRLNRLYLKPVGKNSPVIKKEKQQLADLAKQTVSYKVQDKVYTFKGSDLSATVSKEGKLVIDPTNIKTKLDGINASQSTLDKGYTFKTHSGSVIQVEGGTYGWALNVDAEAKRIEEAFMKKESSILAYNVYGKGWSTVGVGYHVTTNHGIGDTYVEVSIKDQHIWVYKDGKLKVSTNVVTGTHIYNEDTPKGVWYIEYKQSPSTLKGSEVGNSNYSVHVNYWAPFTLGGVGFHDASWRTNWSSDAYIKYGSGGCVNTPPSVMKSVYDNLEQNEPVIVY is encoded by the coding sequence ATGAAAAAAGGGGTTTTTGTGGTTTCAGGAAGTTTTGTTTTACTTGTCATTATTGTTTTAGCGGGTTTAAGTTATTTTCAAATGACCCATTTCAACTCAAATGTCTTGATAAACGGAACCAATGTAGGTGGAATGACAGCAAGTAAAGCTTTAGATACGCTGGAGTCAGCGGTCTCTAAGAATACTGTCTATATTGGGGATCAAAAAGTCTATGATGGAAAAGACACAAATATGGGATTCACTTCAGACGATATGTCAGGTGTTAAAGCTCTGTTAAAGGAGCAAAGAACCTTCTTTCCTTCATCCAAACCAATCCGTTATTCGTTAAAGCCTAAAAAGATAAACAGTGAACAAATAAAAACGATGGAAGCGGATCTAAAGAAAAAACTGCTTGCCATGAATAAAGGTTTGCAGGCACCAAAGGACGCATCTGCTCAATTGGAACAAGGGAAAATAGTCGTCACCAAAAGTGTTCCGGGGAATCAATATGATGTTAACGGAATGTTAAAGGCCTACGAGAAACAAGCCTATAACAGTGTTGTCCGACTCAATCGGCTTTATTTAAAGCCAGTTGGTAAAAATAGTCCTGTCATTAAAAAAGAAAAACAACAGCTAGCAGATTTAGCTAAACAAACGGTTTCGTATAAAGTGCAGGACAAAGTTTACACCTTCAAAGGGAGTGACTTATCTGCTACCGTTTCTAAAGAGGGAAAATTAGTCATTGACCCAACTAATATTAAGACTAAACTTGACGGCATCAATGCTTCACAATCTACGCTGGATAAAGGTTATACATTTAAAACACACTCAGGTTCTGTTATTCAAGTAGAAGGTGGAACTTATGGCTGGGCACTTAATGTGGATGCGGAAGCCAAGCGCATTGAAGAGGCCTTTATGAAAAAGGAATCCTCAATTCTTGCCTATAATGTTTATGGGAAGGGTTGGAGTACCGTAGGCGTTGGATACCATGTCACAACTAATCATGGTATTGGCGATACTTATGTTGAAGTGTCGATTAAGGATCAGCACATTTGGGTATATAAAGATGGAAAATTAAAGGTTTCAACAAATGTTGTGACCGGAACGCATATTTATAATGAAGATACGCCTAAAGGGGTCTGGTATATCGAATACAAACAATCTCCTTCGACCCTCAAGGGAAGTGAAGTGGGCAATTCGAATTATTCTGTCCATGTCAATTATTGGGCACCCTTTACCTTGGGCGGTGTCGGCTTTCACGATGCAAGCTGGCGAACCAATTGGTCGAGCGATGCCTATATAAAATATGGGTCGGGTGGATGCGTGAATACCCCGCCAAGTGTCATGAAATCGGTTTATGATAATTTGGAACAAAACGAACCGGTAATCGTTTATTAA
- a CDS encoding ABC transporter permease, with the protein MKETAYKRPLKNHTSFAQTVRNSLTMAYRGLIKIRRTPEQLFDVTFQPIIFTLMFTYIFGGAISGNVHNYLPVIIPGILVQTVITTSVVTGVQLREDMDKGVFDRFKSLPIARIAPLAGALLADTVRYTIATILTFAMGYILGYRPDGGLEHVALAALLVIVCSWAMSWIFAFFGVIARTASSVQGISMIILFPLTFLSNAYVPVDTMPDWLQWFVKINPVSHLVSAVRDLTNKGNVGWDLTVSLIGAVIIVAIFAPITVRAYMKRT; encoded by the coding sequence ATGAAAGAAACAGCTTACAAACGTCCTTTAAAAAATCATACTAGTTTTGCTCAGACTGTAAGAAACTCACTAACCATGGCTTATCGCGGGCTGATAAAAATTCGCCGAACACCTGAACAATTGTTCGATGTAACGTTTCAGCCCATTATCTTTACACTGATGTTTACTTATATTTTTGGCGGTGCAATTTCAGGTAATGTCCACAACTATTTACCTGTTATCATCCCGGGTATTCTTGTACAGACCGTCATTACCACCTCCGTTGTAACAGGGGTCCAATTGCGTGAGGATATGGATAAAGGGGTGTTTGACCGCTTCAAATCGCTGCCAATCGCGAGAATTGCTCCACTTGCAGGTGCTTTGTTAGCCGATACTGTTCGATACACCATTGCAACGATTCTGACGTTTGCGATGGGTTATATCTTGGGCTATCGACCAGATGGTGGCTTGGAGCATGTCGCTCTTGCGGCATTACTTGTCATTGTTTGTTCATGGGCGATGAGTTGGATATTTGCCTTCTTCGGGGTGATTGCGAGAACAGCATCAAGTGTTCAAGGGATCTCCATGATCATTTTATTCCCGCTCACCTTTTTGTCAAATGCTTATGTCCCTGTTGATACGATGCCAGATTGGCTGCAATGGTTTGTTAAAATTAATCCGGTTTCACATCTCGTTTCAGCCGTGCGCGATTTAACCAATAAAGGAAACGTCGGCTGGGACCTGACCGTATCGCTTATCGGCGCTGTGATAATTGTTGCGATCTTTGCACCTATTACGGTCAGAGCATACATGAAGAGAACCTAA
- the ureG gene encoding urease accessory protein UreG, with translation MEPICIGVGGPVGAGKTMLVEKLTRAMYQEISMAVVTNDIYTKEDAQFLIKNGILPEDRVIGVETGGCPHTAIREDASMNFAAIDELKERHPDVQLIFVESGGDNLAATFSPELVDFSIYIIDVAQGEKIPRKGGQGMIKSDLFIINKTDLAPYVGASLEVMERDTLVARGNKPFIFTNLKEEKGLFDVVKWIKQEALLAGLGS, from the coding sequence ATGGAACCGATATGTATTGGTGTTGGCGGTCCGGTTGGGGCTGGGAAAACAATGCTTGTTGAAAAATTAACGAGAGCGATGTATCAAGAGATCAGCATGGCTGTTGTTACCAACGATATATATACAAAGGAAGATGCGCAATTTTTAATTAAAAATGGTATCTTACCTGAAGACCGAGTCATTGGTGTTGAGACGGGAGGCTGTCCACATACCGCTATACGAGAGGATGCCTCGATGAATTTTGCAGCGATAGATGAATTAAAGGAACGCCATCCGGACGTCCAGCTCATTTTTGTCGAAAGCGGCGGGGACAACCTAGCGGCGACCTTTAGCCCTGAGCTCGTAGATTTTTCTATTTATATTATCGATGTTGCCCAAGGAGAGAAAATTCCGCGTAAAGGCGGCCAAGGGATGATCAAATCCGATCTTTTTATTATTAACAAAACAGATTTAGCCCCATATGTTGGTGCAAGCCTTGAAGTGATGGAACGGGATACATTAGTCGCTCGAGGGAATAAGCCGTTTATTTTCACCAATCTTAAAGAGGAGAAAGGCCTGTTCGATGTTGTAAAATGGATCAAACAGGAAGCACTTCTGGCTGGATTAGGATCATGA
- a CDS encoding urease accessory protein UreD: MTLAGHLQLSTIKKSERSIVSSCYYKGAFKVTRPVYLEDEQLTVYLMHVGGGYVDGDRYLTEIEVGEEAELTLTTQSYTKVYRTPNHPVHQQVIIHLKPNSTLEYLPDPLIAYEGAKFIQETNVSLREGTCLFYKDILTPGWAEDGRLFRYDWIRSRLRVYKNEKLVLFDHLFLEPNEAFTGILELEGYSHFGTFLIFHDWIDRKLKERLDVFVDELDSNVRFGSSLLPEGGLVLRAFAFNTHSIDTFFSEVHVWMKERLLKKEPIFLRK; the protein is encoded by the coding sequence ATGACTTTAGCGGGACACTTGCAGCTTTCGACTATTAAAAAGAGTGAGCGTTCCATCGTCTCTTCTTGCTATTATAAGGGGGCTTTTAAAGTCACTCGTCCTGTTTATCTAGAAGATGAGCAATTAACGGTTTACCTGATGCATGTGGGCGGCGGATATGTCGATGGAGATCGCTATTTAACCGAGATTGAGGTAGGTGAAGAAGCTGAATTAACCTTAACCACACAATCTTATACTAAAGTCTATCGGACGCCTAATCACCCCGTTCATCAGCAGGTCATCATTCATTTAAAGCCAAACAGTACATTAGAGTATTTGCCAGACCCATTGATCGCCTACGAGGGAGCTAAATTTATCCAAGAGACGAATGTGTCCTTGAGAGAGGGGACTTGTCTATTCTACAAAGACATTTTAACACCAGGCTGGGCCGAGGATGGGCGCTTGTTTCGCTATGATTGGATTCGATCGAGACTGCGAGTTTATAAAAATGAGAAGCTAGTGCTGTTTGACCATTTATTTCTCGAACCTAATGAAGCGTTCACAGGGATCTTGGAATTAGAAGGCTATTCTCACTTCGGAACTTTTCTAATTTTTCACGATTGGATTGATCGGAAGTTGAAGGAAAGGCTGGACGTTTTCGTGGATGAACTGGATTCGAACGTTCGATTTGGTTCTTCCCTTTTACCGGAGGGCGGACTCGTGCTGCGAGCTTTTGCATTTAACACCCATTCCATTGACACCTTTTTCTCAGAAGTTCATGTGTGGATGAAGGAACGTTTGTTGAAAAAGGAGCCGATTTTTTTAAGAAAATAA
- a CDS encoding ATP-binding cassette domain-containing protein — protein MVSYKLKDEEYAVEAHGLVKQFGENRAVDGVDLKVKSGSIYGVLGPNGAGKTTTIRMLATLLKADKGSAKIFGYDVHKESQIVRQLIGVTGQYASVDESLSATENLIVFSRLLGLSRKQARQKASDLLEEFGLTEAAKRPLKKFSGGMRRRLDLAASLIAQPPLIFLDEPTTGLDPRTRNQMWDTIRRLINMGSTVLLTTQYLQEADELADRVAVIDHGQVVAEGTVDELKASVGTSSLHLKTLEEKDIPEARQTIERILNVQTSLTSEARKITASLTNAEIVTDLLIALREKGIPLVELSVQKPTLDEVFLTITGDEEERHQRKTDEAPNRAQEAGE, from the coding sequence ATGGTTTCTTATAAGTTAAAAGATGAAGAATACGCCGTTGAAGCACACGGCCTTGTTAAACAATTCGGGGAGAATCGGGCTGTTGATGGCGTGGATTTAAAGGTGAAATCTGGAAGCATTTATGGCGTGCTTGGCCCAAATGGTGCCGGTAAAACAACCACCATTAGGATGCTTGCAACTTTACTCAAAGCAGATAAAGGATCGGCTAAAATTTTTGGGTATGATGTTCATAAAGAATCTCAGATTGTAAGACAATTAATTGGGGTGACAGGCCAGTATGCATCGGTTGATGAATCGTTAAGCGCCACCGAAAACCTGATTGTTTTTTCTCGGTTGCTTGGACTGAGCCGAAAGCAAGCTCGACAAAAAGCCTCTGATTTGCTTGAAGAATTTGGTCTAACGGAAGCAGCTAAGCGCCCATTGAAAAAGTTCTCTGGAGGAATGCGTCGCAGACTGGATCTGGCTGCCAGTCTAATCGCCCAACCTCCGCTTATTTTTCTTGATGAACCGACAACGGGGCTAGATCCTCGTACTCGCAATCAAATGTGGGATACTATTCGCCGTTTAATCAACATGGGCTCGACGGTACTCTTAACCACTCAATATTTGCAAGAAGCTGATGAACTTGCCGATCGAGTTGCGGTCATCGATCACGGACAGGTCGTAGCAGAGGGCACCGTTGATGAACTGAAGGCATCGGTTGGAACGTCTTCTTTACATTTGAAAACACTTGAAGAGAAGGATATCCCAGAGGCAAGACAAACCATTGAACGCATTCTAAATGTTCAAACGAGCTTAACGTCAGAGGCTAGAAAAATAACAGCCTCTCTGACCAATGCGGAAATCGTAACAGATCTATTAATTGCGCTGAGAGAAAAAGGAATTCCTCTTGTCGAGCTCAGTGTTCAGAAGCCAACACTTGATGAAGTCTTTTTAACTATTACGGGAGATGAGGAAGAGAGACATCAGAGAAAGACAGATGAAGCTCCCAATCGCGCTCAGGAGGCAGGAGAATGA